A window of Citrus sinensis cultivar Valencia sweet orange chromosome 7, DVS_A1.0, whole genome shotgun sequence contains these coding sequences:
- the LOC102627629 gene encoding cytochrome P450 83B1-like encodes MAIELILILLSLPISLLFLLRKHKKTFPPGPPGLPIIGNIHQYDTSNPPRYLWELSKKYGPLMYLRFGSLPTLIISSAKMAKEVMRTNDLQFSGRPNLTGQKAFSYKHIDVAFTPYSNYWREMRKICVIHLFNANRLRQFRPVRENEVSRMIEKISKSASASEPANLSEIIMSLLCNLICRIAFSKRCEDDDGQAERVGNKTRFHHILAETQAMAGSFFFSDFFPFMGWVDTLTGKNRRLKKAFEDSDKFYQELVDEHLDPNRPKVDQQQEDIIDVLLRIRKNSETKIDLTLKHIKAVLMDVFVAGTDTSVATLVWSMTNLMRNPATMKKAQEEVRSVAKNKGFVDEDDLETLQYLKAVLKETFRLQPPVPLIPRSTAEECVVDGYKIEAKTLAYVNTLAIGRDSEVWDKPDEFIPERFMGTDCVDFQGQHFELLPFGSGRRICPGISMAMRTLELALANLLYKFDWKMPDGMKNEDLDYDILPGVAMHKKIPLKLMATKFI; translated from the exons ATGGCTATTGAGCTTATTCTCATCCTCTTATCTCTCCCAATCTCGCTACTGTTTCTTCTCCGAAAACACAAAAAGACCTTCCCACCAGGCCCTCCAGGTCTCCCTATAATTGGTAACATACACCAATACGATACCTCGAACCCTCCACGTTATTTGTGGGAGCTGTCGAAAAAATATGGCCCCCTCATGTATCTTCGTTTTGGTTCTTTACCAACACTAATCATTTCATCAGCCAAAATGGCTAAAGAGGTCATGAGAACCAATGATCTTCAATTCTCTGGCAGGCCAAATCTGACAGGTCAGAAAGCGTTTTCGTACAAACACATAGATGTGGCTTTTACGCCATATAGCAATTACTGGAGAGAGATGAGGAAAATATGTGTCATCCATTTGTTTAACGCTAATCGGCTGCGCCAGTTTCGTCCTGTTAGAGAAAATGAGGTTTCCCGTATGATTGAAAAAATATCCAAATCGGCAAGTGCTTCAGAACCGGCGAACTTAAGTGAAATAATAATGTCTCTTTTATGTAACCTTATTTGCAGAATTGCCTTTAGCAAGAGGTGCGAAGACGATGACGGCCAAGCTGAAAGGGTTGGAAACAAAACCAGATTCCATCATATTCTGGCTGAAACTCAGGCCATGGCAGGGAGCTTCttcttttcagatttttttcctttcatgggTTGGGTCGATACACTCACAGGAAAAAATCGTCGCCTTAAAAAGGCTTTTGAAGATTCTGATAAATTCTATCAAGAGCTTGTTGATGAGCATTTAGATCCAAACCGGCCAAAAGTTGATCAGCAGCAAGAGGATATAATTGATGTTTTACTTCGAATTAGAAAAAACTCTGAGACTAAAATTGATCTGACTTTGAAACATATCAAAGCAGTGCTTATG GACGTATTTGTTGCTGGCACGGACACGAGCGTAGCCACTCTTGTTTGGTCCATGACCAACCTAATGAGGAATCCCGCAACGATGAAGAAGGCTCAAGAAGAAGTTAGAAGTGTGGCAAAAAACAAAGGGTTTGTAGATGAAGACGACCTTGAGACATTACAGTATCTTAAGGCTGTTTTGAAAGAGACATTCAGGTTGCAACCGCCGGTTCCGTTGATCCCAAGATCAACAGCAGAAGAGTGCGTTGTTGATGGTTATAAAATAGAAGCTAAGACGCTCGCTTACGTAAATACATTGGCAATAGGAAGGGACAGTGAAGTATGGGATAAACCTGACGAATTCATTCCTGAGAGGTTTATGGGAACAGATTGTGTTGATTTTCAAGGACAGCACTTTGAACTGCTGCCATTTGGTAGCGGCAGAAGAATTTGTCCGGGAATATCAATGGCAATGCGCACTTTGGAGCTTGCACTTGCCAATCTTCTTTACAAATTTGACTGGAAAATGCCAGATGGGATGAAGAATGAAGATTTGGATTATGATATTCTACCCGGTGTAGCCATGCACAAGAAGATTCCACTCAAGCTTATGGCTACCAAATTTATATGA